ttaaaaatattctttatttttttacactACATATTAAGTcagaacaaaataaataaattaaaatgaagaaaatatataattccTAATCACAATTTAATTTCTTGCATAGATCGATTCTactaaaaaaacaaaatgaaaacaAATCTCAAAAGTGGACCGCTGGAGGTCGATTTTTGGGAAATATCGAACAAATATCAACCTCAAATCGGAGGTCGGTATTGTCCTAATTGGTATCAAATTGAATGGGACGGTTCGAtcggttatttttaaaaaattatatcgtttaatttttttggatattttataatgtataattaaaattagattttttaaaatcattctAATCATATCGGTACGGttcgattaatttttatttttttttacttataaagTGTCACCTCAAAATAtactattattaaaatatttctttcataagtATGTTCAATATTTAATAGGAGTGTTTGCATAGATATTTAATAGGAGTGTTTGAATAGATATTTAATAGGAGTGTTTGCATAGATTTTGCCGTATTATTTCATGAAgtatctattataatatattttaattttaaatttaataaattaaagagTAAAGTCTCAAAATCGCCCGGAGCctaagtgtttaattatgtatTTAATGATATAATGCAATTATATTCTTCCTTTCCGTCTCTGGTAAGAGGAATATGACCCAATACAACTCTGTTTGATCATATTCTTTATGGACAATAATCACAATATAACTACTTGATTTTCAAATGCAGAAACAAgttatataaatttgaattttaatatgAATCAAACTctaaatttgaacttgaaaaacAATTAATAAGAATCAAGAATAACTAAAACTCAAAACCCTAACTAaagaccaaaaaataaaaataaattaaatcaaccctaaaaatcaaaaaataaatctaaTCAAGAGATTCGTCAATTTCATCTCCTACATGAGCCCACTCATGTTCTTGACGAagcttttcttcttcctctggcGTATAATCATTAGTAATATTAAATATCTTACGAACAGCATTACAGGACTTGTGTTTAATTCTATCAGCAATCGATAGACACAATAAATCCATCAAATCGCTAATGTGAAGATAATTCGCAGCCACTACAAGGTTAAACATATCTTGATAGCTCTTATCCTTCACGAAATTCtggtcataattttttatttcttcttcgtTTGAATCCGTTTTCTCCACATGCTTCTTCATGTACTCGATAATTATGATTAGGGTTTGGGTATCCACGTTAGGTAGTGGGATAAGGCTGTAATCGTCCTCAACCATGTTTTTTATTGTTCCAGATTGAACCGCAACCGATTCTTCAATCTCAAATTCGTCGTTATCTGACGATTTCAAGATCAACATTTTTTTCTGCTCAGTTTGTGATGATGAAGCCATTGATTTTTGAgagaaattttttaaattgtgaagaaggaaaaaaaataaaaatagaattatgtgttaaaagaaGGCTGTATGGAGTAGTGTATTTATCGGggcgatttttttttttttgggtggggtggggtggggtgggggggttTCCAATTCCTAGTTTTTAttggtttatgaaaaaaaggatTCCTTGTAGAATTAGTAttacataaaaattatcttatttttcataaaaggAACTATGACAAAATTTGATTAAAATCCTAATTAAAATGTGAGAAAAAAATAACGAAAATATTCCTTATGTTTAAAGGTTGATTCAAAATgtttccttaaattatttttgagcaGTTTTGGTAAACTATTTTGctaaaaaatgagtttttttcttctttacatATTTAACAAATTCTATTCTAAATTTATTGGAAATCGAAgggggcggggggggggggggagtaaaaccaaaaaatcatttattattataactATTGACTCTACAATGGTAGAACCtaatgttgacacccaattttgaccctccacaacacaaactagctatcgagtttctttaaatttcaaacACTTCCAGGTATAAAGGGATAGACAGTCTAAGAGAGTGCCAAGAAAGAACATATACCTATCACTTTTGGAAGGTTTGGAACCCTCAATTCATCCGACTCAAGGAGAAAAAAAGAACAAGGGctaaaatcatttattttgatttttttaccCCATATTGTAGGGTGGATCtcagaaggggagccttggagtaactagTAAAGTTATTGCCATGTGACcaagaggtcacgggttcaagatttggaaacagcctcttgcagaaatacaaggtaaggctgcgtacaatataCCCTTGTGGTCGAGCCCTTCCCCGGATCCTGCGCATAGCGAAAGCTTTAGTACACCGGACTGCCTTTTATTGTAGGGTGGATCTCGAAAAATATGAAAGATCTCCTTCCAAGCCGTACATACGACTTCCATCGAATACGACTTTCCACAGAATTCTATACGTATCTATGAGATCGAGTATGGAAGCTCAATAACTATATTTTTAAGTCAGACTTgtactaaaaagaaaaagtcaTACAATGCAGACGCAACGCTATACCGTCAGTCTTATTTGTTTTAATATAACGAAAGGCTACTTCAATGTCGGAAACAACCAGAAACTCGAGAGGGTTGCCTTTGGAGAAGTGTTTGACTTCGCACGTACCCCTGCTAATTCTTTTTCTAATACTAAGGCCGCATATCTGTACTCATTAGTAGGAAAAGGCCCTTCGCTTGTCGAGTATGATTTGATATAGTTTCAAAGTTTTAATCTGGAGCCTCGCGTTGCGGTACGAATGGTTTGTTTTCAAATCAGCTTCGAAGAATGGCCGGGAATCGTCTtcctaaaagaaaaagaaaagtctttaaaaaatagagttttcaaTTCAATGGAGAATCTTTCTAAAAAAATCTCTCTAGCAAAACGCAATTCGTCGAGTTCGGAATTGATCGATAGATTTCTCGAAACAAACGAAAAGGAAACGAGAGAtgaaacataaatcatggaTCAACTGGACTAAGCTTGAAGATCTAATTACAGACTAGAAGCGAAAATAccaattagcttttataaaaaaacaaatatattttcatgttatttttaattgtttttatctttttataaattttagtataatatacatatttctgtataactatatcttttattactatttatgaggttattcgaaaatcatctcaaaagattttattttttactaaatacaatgttagttaggttagtttaattatagtttgtatttttaaaatttttaattttttctaaaaaaataaaaataaaatctcattctcccacctaaaatattcatgaagaatttgggggttttagagtctaaataAAGGCTCATATTATCAT
This Solanum dulcamara chromosome 1, daSolDulc1.2, whole genome shotgun sequence DNA region includes the following protein-coding sequences:
- the LOC129886283 gene encoding SKP1-like protein 11 translates to MASSSQTEQKKMLILKSSDNDEFEIEESVAVQSGTIKNMVEDDYSLIPLPNVDTQTLIIIIEYMKKHVEKTDSNEEEIKNYDQNFVKDKSYQDMFNLVVAANYLHISDLMDLLCLSIADRIKHKSCNAVRKIFNITNDYTPEEEEKLRQEHEWAHVGDEIDESLD